One segment of Candidatus Aminicenantes bacterium DNA contains the following:
- a CDS encoding CocE/NonD family hydrolase: protein MSIQNRITAIPLLAFLLAGAASAAFGQAPAPASAGLVVQAKFGDYPAIAIPLYDSWVRTSQYVKMRDGIRLAVDILRPARKGSVETMPLPVLWTHTRYRRASVMDGKVRSSLEAPHLLALLKRGYILAAVDVRGAGASFGVSNGVFTPEESEDAREITEWLAVRPWSDGKIGMFGGSYLGITQLMAAARKPPHLKAIMPMVALFDLYDMGSPGGVFREDFTKTWSDLTRQLDHQPGTAPVDEDKDGKLLKAALEEHRKNRPLIDIMSPLRFRDSLDQATGTRPFALWDPASHIKEINESGIPVYLFGGWYDSFTSDQFALWRNLSVPKRLTVGAWSHSPRDPAVAREELVLLTIESLRWYDYWLKGIDTGVMNDAPITYQVMLSPGAGEWRTAADWPLPAAKPVEFYPGQGKSGTIGSANDGFLRRKPAAEGADALTIDYSATSGTATRWDNAVGGGFGCPDMAANDRKGLTYTTPLLGADLEVTGAPVVKLWIDSTAKDADVFAYLEEVDAKGISTYVTEGVLRASQRIVSGAPYNNDGLPYHRGFAEDARDLAPGEPVELDFEMEPTSNVFNAGHRLRLTITGADKDNAQTPALTPPPVLKVHRGKGALSALVLPVVGSVQMAEPGAKAAFSLALLITLAVLALVFSFTFFLRRRMVTKA, encoded by the coding sequence ATGTCCATCCAAAACCGAATAACGGCCATCCCGCTTCTGGCATTCCTCCTGGCCGGCGCGGCCTCCGCGGCCTTTGGCCAAGCCCCAGCTCCGGCATCCGCCGGCCTCGTCGTGCAAGCCAAGTTCGGCGATTACCCCGCCATAGCCATCCCCCTCTATGATTCCTGGGTTCGGACCTCCCAATACGTGAAGATGCGCGACGGCATCCGGCTGGCCGTCGACATCCTCCGGCCGGCCCGCAAGGGGTCCGTCGAAACCATGCCCCTGCCCGTGCTTTGGACCCACACCCGCTACCGGCGGGCTTCGGTCATGGACGGCAAGGTCCGGAGCTCCCTGGAGGCCCCGCATCTTCTAGCCCTGCTCAAGCGAGGCTATATCCTGGCGGCAGTCGACGTCAGGGGCGCCGGCGCCTCGTTCGGCGTCTCGAACGGCGTTTTCACTCCCGAGGAATCCGAGGACGCCCGGGAGATCACCGAATGGCTGGCCGTGCGGCCCTGGAGCGACGGCAAAATCGGCATGTTCGGCGGCTCCTACCTCGGCATCACCCAGCTCATGGCCGCGGCGCGTAAGCCGCCTCACTTAAAAGCCATCATGCCGATGGTGGCCCTTTTCGATTTATACGACATGGGCTCGCCCGGCGGCGTCTTCCGGGAGGATTTCACCAAGACCTGGAGCGACCTGACGCGGCAATTGGATCATCAGCCCGGTACTGCGCCGGTTGACGAAGACAAGGATGGGAAGCTCCTCAAGGCCGCCCTGGAGGAGCACCGCAAGAACCGCCCATTGATCGACATCATGAGCCCGCTCCGATTCCGGGACAGCCTGGACCAAGCCACCGGGACGCGGCCTTTCGCCCTCTGGGATCCCGCCTCCCATATCAAGGAGATCAACGAGAGCGGCATCCCGGTATACCTCTTCGGCGGCTGGTACGATTCCTTCACCAGCGATCAGTTCGCCCTCTGGCGAAACCTCTCCGTCCCCAAGCGATTGACCGTCGGAGCCTGGTCGCACTCGCCCAGGGATCCGGCCGTCGCGCGCGAGGAACTGGTCCTGCTGACGATCGAATCGCTGCGCTGGTACGATTACTGGCTCAAAGGCATCGATACGGGCGTCATGAACGACGCGCCGATCACCTACCAGGTCATGCTAAGCCCCGGGGCCGGCGAGTGGCGGACAGCGGCCGACTGGCCGCTGCCCGCGGCCAAGCCCGTCGAATTCTATCCGGGCCAAGGAAAGTCCGGGACCATCGGCTCGGCCAACGACGGCTTCCTGCGCCGCAAGCCGGCGGCCGAGGGAGCGGACGCCTTGACCATCGATTACTCGGCTACAAGCGGCACGGCGACTCGCTGGGACAACGCCGTCGGAGGCGGATTCGGCTGTCCCGATATGGCCGCCAACGACCGCAAGGGCTTGACTTACACGACACCGCTCCTGGGGGCGGACCTCGAAGTCACGGGAGCGCCCGTCGTTAAGCTTTGGATCGATTCGACCGCCAAGGACGCCGACGTCTTCGCCTATCTGGAGGAAGTCGACGCCAAGGGCATCTCGACCTATGTCACCGAAGGAGTTTTAAGGGCCTCCCAGCGGATCGTGAGCGGCGCGCCCTACAATAACGATGGTCTCCCCTACCACCGGGGCTTTGCCGAAGACGCCAGGGATCTCGCGCCGGGCGAGCCGGTCGAGCTTGATTTTGAGATGGAGCCCACCTCGAACGTGTTCAACGCCGGCCACCGGCTGCGGCTGACGATCACCGGCGCCGACAAAGACAACGCCCAAACGCCCGCCCTGACGCCGCCGCCGGTTCTGAAGGTGCACCGGGGCAAGGGCGCCCTTTCGGCTCTCGTCCTGCCGGTGGTGGGAAGCGTGCAGATGGCGGAACCGGGCGCCAAAGCGGCTTTTTCGCTGGCCCTCCTCATCACCCTGGCCGTTCTGGCCCTGGTCTTCTCCTT